gctcataccccaaactttggcttatggtacccaagaggatcaaacttcaagcttgtagggtactcggattccgattgggcgggagacaaagtggataggaagtccacttccggagggtgccaattccttggttgctctttggtaagttggtcttccaaaaagcaaagttgtgtgtctctctcgtccactgaggcggagtatgttgccgccggtagttgttgtgctcaactcctatggatgaggcaaactttaaaggattacggtgtcacttgtgacaaagtgcctctttggtgtgacaatgaaagtgccatcaagatctctctcaacccggtgcaacacttcaagacgaagcatattgagatccggtatcacttcatccgggatcacattaggcgaggagagatcgagctcaactatgtcaacactcatgataaccttgcagatatcttcacgaagcccttggatgaaacaaaatttcgcgagttaaggcatgagctaaatatcattgattcgagcaatgttgcttgaactctTGCACACCCCACCGTACTCAACATGTTGTCTTACTTAGATGTAGGCATGAACATAGagggagtgatgttctctcaatgaactctccctccccccattatgcataaattgatcgagtctttcacattagccatgtttgatggtacttgtgcttcaaagacgagttttggtcatggactcaaggataattcttcgcggtgccataccaattgactcaaacataggtggcctcggccaccgtcctCTCTTCGGGAGGTTGGAGTTAGCCTTGTTGTTCTCGTGTTGTTTTCTCTTGTTCTGTCTTTGCTCTTTGTGTTGGGTTCTCCTAGGGTGTTGCTTCTCTCATGTTTtgtgccccttcttcctcccttgggATTGCATTCATTTGATCTTGGCTTGGGCATAGGTGGTCGGGCGGTACAACCGATATCACGAGCGGTTCTACCACTGGTATCGGGTTGTGCCGTCCCAATGGGTCTCTGTTCGGTGCTTGGGCGGTTCCACCGCTCAACCGACGGTAACCTACGTCCGATACTACCGGTTGACGCTGAGCGGTACTACGGCTGCCTCCCAGGCACCGGAAGTATTGCCTTCAACCACCGGTCTGTACCAgatgagcggtacaaccgctctcCTAAGCGGTTCTACCGGGGCGTGTCTACGGGCCTATATATACTTGACGGGGCCGAAGGGTTGTCCTTTTTTCCCTTCGTCATCGTTCCTCTTCTCTTTGCCCTAGCCGCTGTCCATCTCTACCCCTGCCCCAGAGTGCGTCTCACGCTTCAGATCCTTGGCTCTCCGTGgattctctccgtggaggcctcccgatctcttcccatggatggtggtaatgccTCGTGTTCTTTGCTTCTAGATCTTTCTAGGGTTCTTCCTTGTCTAGGGCATTACTTAACGTTCCGCGTTTAGTGTTCGAACTATGGTATAGAAGAGATCTTTGTTAGCCTCCTGTCTTGTTTGCAGCACTTAGAATTCAGAATATTACTTGTGTGATTCGTATGCCTCGATGAGATCTATCTTCCCTGGTAGTGCCActgtcagcggttctaccgcccctacgggcggtacaaccgctggagtGGTACTACCGGTGGAAGATCCGGTACAACCGGAGTATATCAACCACAAAGCACTGTTCTATCTTCTCTGTTGTTGCAACTTGTTCCTTTTCTGCTAGTGGGTGCAATCCTCTCATCCTTGTTGGGTTTTTGCGTGTTATTTTCgtgtgtgttcaggtggctctagttctcgctttgctcctcgcaagaccaagaagagggcacgaaggaccttgcgcccggttgtgtctgatgatgaagaagaagttgtgattcccaccaagcccactcgccgttaaaagtctgcagctgctaagcaacgtgtggttatgccgttgcatcgttggaaagcaaaggattgggaagccttccgatcaaagaatccgtatgaggttcccattgctccccgttggaccactgttcagttccggaatgagatgcaagtgcggattgttcatgaactctttgagcacaacaagaacagatatgccaagcagtggacaattgatcttgaccattgggaaacaacatggagtattttggtgaggcgctggctctctgcgaggagtttgatcttgtcaagctcatgtcagtcaactgtgactttgatgttcaacttatccatcagttctatgccacggttcattttggggaagatgatgcacccactctcaccttcatgtgtcgcgatgaattgtttcacgttccctggagggcattctgcaatgctattgggtacgaggataccggtctggaaggaaggggtggcattcgcactcatgattttcctgagtccatgcttaaggagaagcttgcccctctgtacattcggggccgtgggattattggagaatccaagaatttggagaaggtctatggcatcatgcaccgagtgttccgcaatgtgctcttgcccaaggtgggcaatcaagatgagattcatggctatctggttgatttgatggttgctatgaagaccatggtgggAACAGGGGCAACGTTTGATGTGTTAAATTAGatgtggcatgagatgtacaacatggtcatctaccgtaaagtcccaatctatgcctcgtttgtcatgtgctttctgaactctgtgtgggctgttcgtcgtcctggagagctcctcacttctccagacaacctcactgtttatgaggtcaagctccttaagaagaagaagcatgccgagcctcgcttccctgaaaatgctcctgaggatgtctatgctacctctgacgatgaggactttgagctggagccaggggccaagccttcgtgggtggccaaacttactaccaaggtgaagaagaccttttgtctccaggctgacatccagaagaagatgtatgaggcacatgtcaatgaaAAGCTTGCACGGCAtcgccaaattgcaatgatgaagcacctcaacatgccggttcagagtggctctgagaagagcatcaccccaGAGAAGCGTTGGATTTCTACCCatagcacctggactgatgatgaagcccctccccagccatcatcctcgtttgcagcagctgacaatgccatggaagaatctgatcacgatgacgatgacgactctgatgatgaggatccagatgcgaccgaggagtcagaggaggacgcctgagctttgggacgctagcttcgctcttttcctttttggtgtcttgatgccaaagggggagagggttctATAGGTCTCGGGGATTTGCTTGTTTTTTTGTGTTGGTCTTTGTTCGTGGACTTGTTTCGTTCCTTGCTGTGTGTGAGACTTATGTTACTTCTTTTCACTTTCCGTTCATCAGTCTTTATCGTTATTATTACCGCTAAGTATTATATTGTCTCTCCTTTTCGTGCTCAGAGTGgtgagtctataaaatctagggggagtctagtcctgaaagtgtgcccatgctttctaacagctagttcctgttggggcacacattcagggggagtttcgtctagatttcattgacttatctcttgcaaatcgtgttgttgtcatcatccaccaaaaagggggagattgaaagggcatttcccttctttatgttttggatgatgatgacaaccctttgtggtctaatcgtgtgctatatgtttcaggttcttGATGCTTAGGCCTACATCGAATTGCTATTgcctctcgaaggaaaagatcTAAGACGTGTCCTCTatgcttttattttctttggtcgtagagtacccgtactatcaagagggaatcctcattaggaagctctgggggaatcagttcacgtacactttCCTCACCCATTCTTTGTCTTCCTCAGTTGCGTGAGAGAGAGTTTCCCCCTGTCTTTCCCTCTTGTTTTTGCtcttcccagcggttgtaccgctccctgGAGCAGTTGTACCGCTGGACCTTGACGCTCTCCAACTTTgaccgagcggttgtaccgctgcctccgggcggtggtaccgccaccttgCTCAACAAAGGCTAGGACGGTGGTTCCggccatgcaccgctcaagtaccgctcaaGGCTCTGTTTTGCTGCGGTtctcgggcggtggtggcccggttgatcCGGTCGATCCTCgttgaccggtaccaccggtggtctgagcagttcttccgctcagaacttcgccgtccaagagctcagggccatgcggttgttccgggcttgcaccgctcaagtaccggtCTCGTCTCTATTTTGAGGCGGTAGTTGTGCGGTGGCTAGGCAGTTGGTTCGGTCATTCTCTTAACCGGTACCACCGCCTAGTGgcccggttgtaccgcttggtagggttcggcagctacaccgtgagtcccggttgtaccgggacaaggaccgGTTGTACTGCTGCGGGGCTGAAAACGCAGCAACGGCTGGATTTTTAGGGTTACTATATAAGAGTgtttctcccacctaccactctcacctttgacctctctcactccaccattaatgcacttcaagctctcttgcccgatctctctctctagccactcaaacttgttgacttgctagggattgaaggaggagacctagatctacacttccaccaaaggataattgcttcccccatactttcttgtgtggattttgttacttttgggtgtttgagcaccctagacggttgaggtcacctcggagccatattccattgtggtgaagcttcgtggttttgttgggagcctccaattaagttgtgaagagagccccaaccttgtttgtaaagattcggtcgccgccttcaagggcaccaatagtggaatcacggcatgtcgcattgtgtgagggcgtgagaagaatacggtggccctagtggcttcttgaggagcattgtgcctccacaccgctccaacggagacgtacttcctctcaaagggaaggaatttcggcaacacatcctcgtctccaccatctccactcttggttatctcgtgcctttatttgagcaagctttttttgtttcatatctcttgcttgcttgtgttcctatccttgttgcatcatataggttgctcacctagttccatatctagacaacctactttgatgcaaagtttaaattgttaaagaaaagctaaaaattgttagttgcctattcaccctcccctctagtcaaccatatcgatcctttcactggGGGTCACATGGAGCTGTCGGACGACTCCGACGACGGATCAAGCTCCGACGACGACCCTCCGGTGGCTGACGCCTACACCGAAGACCAATGCAGCACCATCGAccacaaggggaagggggcggcaaGGAAATGGTGATTTCCTCTACCCTTCCCCGTTTAATTAAGTTTTTTAATCGTATGTTTAGGGTACTGTCTGATTGAAATTGCATCTTTTGATTGTCCGACGATCTTTATGCTGGAATTATGCTCGATTTTACTAGATTTGGTGCTAGTTCTTTGATCTTCATAAGTTTATTTTCGTACATGCATGTGTTGCATGGATACGAAGGACTGAATTTGAGATACACGGTTGCAAACGCATCAAAATGAGAAGTGCTTGTGGACGTGTCCGGACCCCTTAGCGAGCGTTTGAAGGGCCTGATTTGAAGTctttggctgtagatgctcttatttgTCCTTGTCCTGAGAGACATGGAGGATATACATGACAGGGTGTAGGATCTCGATCCATCTTTGCAAGTTCTCCATACGTACAATTTTTCAAggaacaagtacacaaaaataatTGAGGTTAAGCGACTTTGCATTCTGTCCCCCGCCTCGTGCACCGTCGTCGACAGCCGCCTGCGACAAGGAAATCATGGAGAGCTAGCTCCGAATCTCAGATCACTAGCAGAGTTCTTAAATGACGCGCTATCCGCAACAAGCGTGTCTCGCAGGATTTGGAGGAAACATCGCTGCTCTTTCTTCCCCCGGTGCGGTATGGTTGTTGGTATACTTGGTAGACAACAATGCATGGGTTGATGATGTAGGGAGCGGAAAAACACATCAGGAACGCGGAGTTGCTAATGATCCGTCAAGTACTGTCGTGATTACTAAAATCCATCAAGTGCACACGTACTGTTCCGCCTGGTCAATGGACCATATATTATtcatttattttgcaaaaaaactttCAGTTTAATTATTCAACAACCATCAAGGTGGTACAAAGAAAATCAGAAGTAACATAGATTACAGGTCAATGGACCACCTAGGGTCGAGTGCAGAGCAAGCCAAATgtgcgttggcggcggcggccctCCCTCATCGTATGTGGGCAAACCGTattatagtagacagtcgggaagtcgttgtGCTAAACGCCCACAGGACCAACACATAAAACAACAACCGTCGTCGATGAAGAGAACCGTACATCAGAAAATCCAACCAATAGACACATGAACGCAGACAAACGGAGACTGAACCCAAATGGATCCACCAAAGACGAACACCGACCAGATCCCTcaagatccgccggagacacacctccacatgcacTCCAACAATGCTAGACGCACTATCAAGACGGGTGCTAAACGGGAAGAATCTTATTCCATATTCAGTAGGCTGCTATTTGTCTCGTCTTCGTGAGTAGGACATAAATGCTAACCAAATTTTGAAAGTGAACTAAAACGAAGCCCCCGCCAGCAAGAGTCAGGATCCGTCACGCCTCCATGGCCAAGGCTATAGGAGACGAAGAGGGTATGCGGCGGCGCCAACAGGAGGCGAGGAGCCCTGTTGCCTGTTCGTTTGACGAATCACCAACAATAGTGCCATAATGTTGTCAAATCGCAGCATGTCTGATTCGACCTACTCCCTCTGGTTGGGTCTATAAATCGGGCAAGTGTTTTCATCGTTTGGCTAATAAAACAAGTATAATATGCCATAAAAATTACATGGTTTGAAACTACGTTTGACAATGAATCTAAAGAAATGTTTTACTATAATACATATTTCTATTATTAAATTGAATACCTAAGACACATGTCCAACTTGTAAACCCAACCAGAGGGAGTTTGTCGATTGTTGTGAATCGATGCTTATACCCAACCAGAGGGAGTTTGTCGATTGTTGTGAATCGATGCTTATCATATCATGGTCGTATCTAGAATAAGGAAAATTCATAGGAATCATCTTGTAACTGAGAAAACAACTCCAAATGCCAAGTAGAGACTGCCCATTCGCTAGATTGATGTCTTATCGAGCCCACAGTAAAATCAGGAAACATTTACTGCTGTTGTTGTTAGATTCAAAGCTTAAACCCACTTTCTCGAAAAGGTTCTgaatctattataaaagttcaccAGATGTACAAGGCACtccaaacaaaataaaattacaccGAAGTCTCTGGACTACCGAGCAACTACTAAAGACGCCGAACGAGTTGCCGACGTGTCGTTGTCGCTGCTTCTCTATAGGAGTCGGCTTGACCTTATCGATGACAGCCAGGAAGCCTTCGCGCACGTGCCTCTAAGTAGCAACACCTTGGAGTCACCTTCCGAGAAAAGCAATTCTATCATGCACGGGATATCTTCCGCATTGATCCACCGCCTATGATTGCTTTGAGATTCATGCTATTTTTCTGACTGTTTTCAGAATTTGTCTTTTTTCAAAGCCCTACATTGAGTTTTTCTTCATGTTCCAAAGTGTATCTTAATGTTCCATCGTGTATCAGCAAACCCTATCCAAAATAAGTACATTATTTTTTACTGATACACAATGAAACATGATGATACAtgttgaaaaagaaaaaaaaaatattttgaaacgaATTAAATTTTGACAAGAACCAAAAATGTAGATCCGTGCACGGAATATCCCGTGCGTGATAGATAAACCACTAACATCGACTTCCTTCGTGGCATCCTACAAACGTGTCCGGCCTGCAAGCATGAGCGTGCCGCACCCCACCCATCCGCACTTGTTCTGTTGGTTTGGTCTAGAAGGACCAAGCGATCAAGATGTTTCGCCGCCGCCCTCATTGAAATCCCTAACCCTATCGACCCAGAGTTGAAGGGATCGATTCAGCATGAGATGGGTAGATTTTTTGGTAACTAAACTGCATAGGGTTTTTTGACACGCTACTCTGGTTAGCTAAACCTCATGGGCATGAGACGGGTTCGGTTGCAGGGCGGCTGATGTCAATGATTCTACTTCGTTTTTTCGGTCCTACCGCGTACGTGACATGTGAACCCAACATGTCAATGCAGGGCTACAAGAACTTAAGAGCAAAATGTGGCATTCCTAGAAGATATGATTTCTCTATGCATATACAAAAGAAAGAGTATATACATGCTTTTGGGCAGCAACCATGCAACACCGTACCGTGATAAAGCATATAGATTTGGGCCAACCGGTGGGTACCAATAGTCATCGTCGAAGCTAGCTGTGATATATGTAAGGTGGATCGATCACGGCCGGCCAGACAGGAGGAGACTCCCAACTCACACAACAACGACAGCCACCGCCACGCCCATCTTCCCTTGCCTTGCTCACACCAAACGCATCCTCCCCATCCATCCTCTTCCCTTATTAAAACGAGGAGCCCATCTCACTCAGCTCCGTCCGCATCAGCTCCATCGCCATTAATCATCCTCCGCACGTCATAAGAAGtgacaagcagcagcagcagcagccatggGCAAGAAGCTCGCCTTTGCCTCCCTCTTCTTTTCTGGCGGCAGCGTCGATTCCGCCGCCACCGAGAGCCTATCGCCTCCCTACTCTCCTCCGCCGTCCGTTTCCGCCGTGTCCTCCGGCAGCACGGCCGCCTCCTGGCAATGGCCCTCCTGCGCGCAGGCCAGGACCGCGTCCTTCGACGGCCGCAGCAGCGTGGAGGCGGAGGCGTCGTCGTCGGCGTGGGCGCGCCGGGACTGCTGCAGGACGACCCGCGTGATCACGAACCCGGCCTACTGCGACGACGACACGGCCGACAGCTCCTTCTTCTCCGCCACGGGCTCGTCCTCGGCTTCCACTGCGGCGCCGGAGCCGGAGCCCTCGGTCGAGGAGGCGGTAATCCGCGGGATCCGGGCGTCGAGCCGGCTCTTCTTCGAGCCCGAGGCGACGAAATCCATCGTGACGACGAGCAAGCTGGCGTTCGGTGGGGCGACGGCGCTGGCCATCGACTCCGCGGACCCGTACGGCGACTTCCGGCGGTCCATGGAGGAGATGGTGCTgagccgcggcggcggcaggggcgagGACGACTGGGGGTGGCTGGAGGAGATGCTGGGGTGGTACCTCCGCGCCAACGGCAAGAAGACCCACGGCCTCATCGTCGGCGCCTTCGTCGACCTGCTCGTCGGCCTCTCCGCCGTCAACAACAAGCAGAGCGGCCGGTGCTAGCTAGGATCATCTAATACCATGCGTGCGTGCAATGCGATTGCTTACGGAAGAAATTCTGCCACACCATTGTCCGATCCATTGGTGGCATCAGCAATTCGATCGAGTCGAGCGAGAGGTGTATGCATGTGTTGTGTTTGTTTGAGAGCATATGCGTGTCTGTAGTATATGTATTCTAGACGTTGACTGTTCAATTATTTGATGATTGCACATTTGCTAGCTTTCGTTGGTTCTCCCACGAGTCTCATCAGGAAATTAAAATTGCGCCTGCCCTTCCTATTTTAAATCGTGTTACTGTTCACTCCCGGGCTCATCTGATCCTGGGAGTCAAAACGCTGCTCGCGTAAAGTGTGCTGCTGTAGTGTTTGCTGTTGCTGTCCCTGAGCAAGTGAGCACAGAGCCATTTGGTGGGTGAAATGACTATACACACGACAGTTGCTGGCTGAACTTTGGACGATTGAAGAATTGAACGGTGCTGTTCACCTTTGCTCTACGCATCGACGGCTTGATGCGCTGCATCGTCTGAAAGTCGTCCAGAACGCGTTAACTCTGTAGCAGCGCTCCTTGGTGGGAGCGCGACGCTGCTGTGGCTGTGGGCGAACAAGGAAATTGCCTGGACGTGCATGCAGGTTGGTCTTGAGTCCTTGGGGGCCAAGCCAAAATGTCCAATGGATCCATCCCTGACACTGTCAGGCCGTATTAGCAGTGTTCAAAATTTCAACGAAATTTCCGGAATTTCAAATATTTCGGTGAGGCCCATCTCTGCCACTGTCAGGCCATATTAGCAGGGTTCAAAATTTCAACGAAATTTCAATGAAATCTAAAATTTCGTATATTTCAGTGGGATCTGAAATAGTTTTAACCCTAAAATTTCAACACATACTCGAAATGatttcaaaataaatttaaatTAGGTTACAATTCATTAGGAGATATTGAAAACTAAAAATCCGAAAGAATTGCCGAAACATGCACACGCAAAAAatcaa
The window above is part of the Triticum aestivum cultivar Chinese Spring chromosome 2A, IWGSC CS RefSeq v2.1, whole genome shotgun sequence genome. Proteins encoded here:
- the LOC123186635 gene encoding transcription repressor OFP13, translated to MGKKLAFASLFFSGGSVDSAATESLSPPYSPPPSVSAVSSGSTAASWQWPSCAQARTASFDGRSSVEAEASSSAWARRDCCRTTRVITNPAYCDDDTADSSFFSATGSSSASTAAPEPEPSVEEAVIRGIRASSRLFFEPEATKSIVTTSKLAFGGATALAIDSADPYGDFRRSMEEMVLSRGGGRGEDDWGWLEEMLGWYLRANGKKTHGLIVGAFVDLLVGLSAVNNKQSGRC